The following proteins are encoded in a genomic region of Gemmatimonadaceae bacterium:
- a CDS encoding BatA domain-containing protein — protein MTWLQPWAWLGLGALAVPVLVHLFSRRPARTVAFPSLRFLPTSELRPTRRTRISDWPLLLVRLAVLLAAVMALAQPVRRAALAPAAGVVSRVRLVDTLLVASPAGADSIETLVTALLPEGIPRAVARLRTQPAPRALEIVSTFSPGLIDSAWFAAIPRDVRVVLTPAPPRVEAAAARLDTLRWRTTLTTAEIEAVRRAVATLGGAALAVARVTDRASDPRQEIVIPAVMISEGNAVAGADAGADARAAAAERLRRLGMDPIWRAAAGSEVPLRVQREGDSLLVSVASASPEVALAMLMAASAPLSPRPVATTPPDTATLARWAASPAGDALGAGTAVTDVHGVSTDARWLWLLVLLLLGGEWLMRRATPSAAAERA, from the coding sequence GTGACCTGGCTGCAACCGTGGGCGTGGCTCGGGCTCGGGGCGCTCGCCGTGCCGGTGCTCGTGCATCTCTTCAGTCGTCGGCCGGCGCGTACGGTGGCATTTCCGTCGCTGCGGTTTCTGCCGACGAGCGAGCTGCGCCCCACACGGCGAACACGGATCAGTGACTGGCCGCTGTTGCTGGTGCGATTGGCTGTGCTGCTGGCGGCCGTGATGGCGTTGGCGCAGCCGGTGCGCCGTGCGGCGCTGGCACCGGCCGCCGGTGTCGTCTCCCGGGTGCGCCTCGTGGACACGCTCCTGGTGGCATCGCCGGCGGGCGCCGATTCCATCGAGACGCTCGTCACGGCCTTGCTCCCTGAAGGGATCCCCCGCGCGGTCGCGCGGCTCCGCACCCAGCCCGCGCCTCGGGCACTGGAGATTGTCTCGACGTTTTCGCCGGGCCTGATCGATTCCGCCTGGTTCGCTGCGATTCCGCGTGACGTGCGTGTGGTACTGACGCCGGCGCCGCCGCGTGTGGAGGCGGCCGCCGCGCGTTTGGACACGCTCCGGTGGCGTACGACCTTGACCACCGCCGAGATCGAGGCGGTGCGCCGCGCCGTCGCCACGCTTGGCGGGGCAGCGCTCGCCGTCGCGCGCGTGACCGACCGGGCGAGTGATCCCCGTCAGGAAATCGTAATTCCAGCAGTTATGATTTCTGAAGGCAACGCGGTCGCGGGCGCGGACGCGGGTGCGGACGCGCGCGCGGCTGCCGCGGAGCGGCTCCGCCGCCTGGGGATGGATCCGATTTGGCGCGCGGCCGCGGGGAGCGAGGTGCCCCTTCGCGTGCAGCGCGAGGGCGATTCCCTCCTCGTGTCGGTCGCGAGTGCGAGCCCGGAGGTCGCGCTGGCCATGCTCATGGCCGCGAGTGCTCCCTTGAGCCCGCGCCCCGTCGCCACCACGCCGCCGGACACCGCAACGTTGGCGCGTTGGGCGGCCTCGCCGGCGGGTGATGCGCTCGGTGCGGGCACGGCGGTGACCGATGTGCATGGCGTCTCGACGGACGCGCGATGGCTCTGGCTGCTCGTGCTGCTCCTGCTGGGAGGGGAATGGCTGATGCGCCGAGCCACACCGTCCGCGGCGGCGGAGCGCGCGTGA
- a CDS encoding DUF58 domain-containing protein has product MSALSPAVVTAIDDLELAARVLVEGLRVGGHRSPFHGYGAEFHQHRPYRAGDDLKYLDWKVFARSNRLYTRQFRETTNVAVMLVLDTSASMAFPSEPGALSKFRYGVILAAALAYLASEQGNAVGLMTETNGEMVYLPARSGRVHLRALLATLDRLQVGGAWEPARVIGRAAELLARRGLLMVLSDFYDDEVGTQRELRHTVQRGHDVAMLQVIAGGERRLSFAEPVEVEELETGARQLVEPAAVATAYNAAVVDFLARTRDLALHEGMDYGLFVTDQPPEQTLRDYLVRRTTRAHPAVHD; this is encoded by the coding sequence ATGTCGGCGCTCAGCCCCGCGGTCGTCACCGCGATCGATGATCTTGAGCTCGCCGCGCGCGTGCTCGTGGAAGGACTGCGCGTCGGCGGGCACCGCAGTCCCTTTCACGGCTATGGGGCGGAGTTTCATCAGCACCGGCCCTACCGGGCGGGGGATGATCTCAAGTATCTCGACTGGAAAGTGTTCGCACGGAGCAATCGGCTCTATACGCGGCAGTTCCGCGAGACGACCAATGTTGCCGTCATGCTGGTGCTCGACACCAGCGCGTCAATGGCGTTTCCGTCGGAGCCGGGGGCACTCTCGAAGTTTCGCTATGGCGTGATCCTCGCCGCCGCGCTCGCCTACCTGGCGAGCGAGCAGGGCAACGCCGTAGGGCTCATGACGGAGACGAACGGCGAGATGGTGTATCTCCCCGCGCGGAGCGGCCGCGTGCACCTGCGCGCGCTGCTCGCGACCCTCGATCGCCTCCAGGTCGGTGGTGCGTGGGAGCCCGCTCGCGTGATCGGTCGTGCCGCCGAACTGCTGGCGCGACGCGGGTTGCTCATGGTGCTGAGCGATTTTTACGACGACGAGGTCGGCACCCAGCGCGAGTTGCGGCACACAGTACAGCGTGGCCACGATGTCGCCATGCTCCAGGTGATCGCCGGCGGCGAACGACGGTTGTCGTTCGCCGAGCCGGTGGAAGTCGAGGAGTTGGAGACGGGCGCTCGGCAGCTGGTGGAGCCGGCCGCCGTGGCCACCGCATACAACGCGGCGGTTGTGGACTTCCTCGCGCGTACACGCGATCTCGCGCTCCACGAAGGGATGGACTACGGGCTGTTCGTCACCGACCAGCCGCCGGAGCAGACGCTGCGCGACTACCTCGTGCGCCGCACCACGCGCGCGCACCCCGCGGTGCACGACTGA
- a CDS encoding AAA family ATPase, with protein MSSSANAAAEFDAAASLATRLDAEIGRVIIGQRQVRREVLVCLLAGGHCLLKGVPGLAKTLLIKTLADAVHLKFNRIQFTPDLMPSDILGTEVIEEDVGTGKRQVRFIPGPVFANIILADEINRTPPRTQSALLEAMQEYQVTVGGVRYPLERPLFVLATENPIEQEGTHPLPEAQLDRFMLNVVIDYPDVDDERRILADTTSGAMATVNPVATGEELERARHLVRALPAAGNVVDYALRLIRATRPDDASCPASVKQWVRWGAGPRAGQALLLGAKAIALLDGRTVPAPADVAAVALPVLRHRLLVNFRAEAEGVSADRVIGLLLDAVRP; from the coding sequence ATGAGCAGCTCTGCAAATGCCGCCGCGGAATTCGACGCCGCGGCCAGCCTCGCCACGCGGCTCGACGCCGAGATCGGCCGCGTGATCATCGGCCAGCGTCAGGTGCGGCGGGAAGTCCTCGTCTGCCTGCTCGCCGGCGGCCACTGCCTGCTCAAGGGTGTGCCGGGGCTGGCTAAGACGCTGCTGATCAAGACGCTCGCCGATGCGGTGCACCTCAAGTTCAATCGCATCCAGTTCACGCCGGACCTGATGCCCTCGGACATCCTCGGCACCGAAGTGATCGAGGAAGATGTGGGCACCGGCAAGCGGCAGGTGCGCTTCATTCCGGGGCCGGTGTTTGCGAACATCATCCTGGCCGACGAAATCAACCGCACGCCGCCGCGTACGCAGAGTGCGCTGCTGGAAGCGATGCAGGAGTACCAGGTCACGGTGGGCGGGGTCCGCTATCCGCTCGAGCGACCGCTCTTCGTGCTGGCCACCGAAAACCCCATCGAGCAGGAAGGCACGCATCCGCTTCCCGAAGCGCAGCTCGATCGGTTCATGCTCAATGTCGTGATCGACTATCCCGATGTGGACGATGAGCGTCGCATTCTGGCCGATACGACGAGCGGCGCCATGGCCACCGTCAACCCGGTGGCGACCGGCGAGGAGCTCGAGCGCGCGCGCCATCTCGTGCGGGCGCTGCCTGCCGCCGGCAATGTCGTGGACTACGCCCTGCGGCTCATCCGCGCCACGCGCCCGGATGATGCGAGCTGCCCGGCGTCGGTCAAGCAGTGGGTGCGCTGGGGGGCGGGGCCGCGCGCCGGCCAGGCCCTGCTGCTGGGCGCCAAGGCGATCGCGCTGCTCGACGGGCGTACGGTGCCCGCGCCGGCGGATGTGGCCGCGGTGGCCCTGCCGGTGCTGCGCCATCGCCTGCTCGTCAACTTCCGCGCCGAAGCGGAAGGCGTGAGCGCCGATCGCGTGATCGGCCTGCTGCTGGACGCCGTGCGTCCGTAG